A stretch of Gossypium hirsutum isolate 1008001.06 chromosome A06, Gossypium_hirsutum_v2.1, whole genome shotgun sequence DNA encodes these proteins:
- the LOC107937699 gene encoding probable inactive serine/threonine-protein kinase scy1 isoform X8 has product MFNFLKGVVGGSGGGQKDLPYNIGDPYPSAWSSWSHFRGTSKDDGSPVSIFSLSGSNPQDGRLAAGRNGVKRLRTVRHPNILSFLYSTEVETVDGSGTKVTIYIVTEPAMPLYEKIKELSLEGTQRDEYYAWGLHQIAKAVSFLNNDCKLVHGNVCLESVVVTQTLDWKLHAFDVLSEYDGTSGTATGPMLPYEWLVGSQYKSVELAKSNWVAIRKSPPWAIDSWGLGCLIYEIFSGMKLGKTEELRNTASIPKSLLPDYQRLLSSTPSRRLNASKLIENSEYFQNKLVDTIHFMEILSLKDSVEKDTFFRKLPNLTEQLPRQIVLKKLFPLLTSALEYGSATAPALTALLKIGSWLSAEEYTLKVLPTIIKLFASNDRAIRVALLQHIDQYGESLSAQAVDEQVYPHVATGFVDTSSILRELTLKSMLIMAPKLSQRNLSGSLLKYLSKLQVDEEPAIRTNTTILLGNIASYLNDGTRKRVLINAFTVRALRDTFSPARGAGVMALCATSSYYDTTEIATRILPNIVVLTIDPDSDVRSKVFQAVDQFMQILKQSNEKSNAGDTAHAGSLGLSSMPGNAGLLEWAMSSLTLKGKPLDQAPIAASNSVRPVTTTTAASSVRVSSSSDFADAPAPPSPTLTDGWGEIENGVHEEQYSDKDGWDDIKPLEEPKPSSALANIQAAQKRPVSQPKPQATSLRSKSTVKAVATKDEDDDLWGSIAVPTPKIASKSLKVKTSGAVEDDDPWAAIAAPPPTTKAKPLSAGRGRGTKAAAPKLGAQRINRTSSSGMQ; this is encoded by the exons ATGTTCAATTTCTTGAAAGGAGTGGTGGGCGGATCAGGGGGAGGCCAGAAGGATCTACCTTACAATATAGGGGATCCTTACCCTTCCGCTTGGTCCTCTTGGTCTCACTTTCGCGGCACTTCCAAG GATGATGGATCTCCTGTGTCTATATTTTCTCTTTCCGGTAGTAATCCGCAGGACGGCCGTTTAGCTGCTGGTCGGAATGGTGTCAAGCGTCTTCGAACT GTGAGGCATCCGAATATCTTGTCATTTCTTTATAGTACTGAGGTTGAAACTGTTGATGGTTCCGGTACAAAAGTTACCATCTATATTGTCACAGAGCCTGCTATGCCATTATATGAGAAGATCAAGGAACTAAGTTTAGAAGGTACACAAAG AGATGAGTATTACGCCTGGGGTCTGCACCAAATAGCTAAAGCTGTGAGCTTTTTAAATAATGACTGCAAACTT GTTCACGGCAATGTTTGTCTGGAAAGTGTTGTTGTAACGCAGACCTTGGACTGGAAGCTACATGCATTTGATGTTTTATCTGAGTATGATGGGACTAGTGGAACTGCTACAGGACCAATGCTG CCGTATGAATGGCTTGTTGGATCACAATACAAGTCAGTGGAGCTGGCGAAGTCTAACTGGGTTGCAATCAGAAAATCTCCACCATGGGCTATTGATTCTTGGGGTTTGG gATGTCTTATTTATGAGATTTTCTCTGGCATGAAGTTGGGAAAAACTGAGGAGCTGCGAAACACTGCTTCTATACCAAAG TCTCTGCTTCCAGATTATCAGCGGCTCTTGAGCTCCACACCTTCACGCAGGTTGAATGCATCAAAACTTATAGAGAACAGTG AATATTTCCAAAATAAGTTGGTGGACACAATACATTTCATGGAAATTCTCAGTTTGAAAGATAGTGTTGAGAAGGATACTTTCTTTCGCAAGCTTCCTAATTTAACAGAGCAGCTTCCTCGCCAAATTGTGTTGAAGAAG TTATTTCCTTTATTAACCTCTGCCCTTGAATATGGTTCGGCTACTGCCCCTGCTTTGACTGCACTGTTGAAGATTGGTTCTTGGCTTTCAGCTGAAGAATATACCCTGAAG GTACTGCCTACAATTATAAAACTTTTTGCTTCTAATGACCGAGCCATTCGAGTTGCTCTCCTACAGCATATTGATCAATATGGAGAATCTTTATCAGCTCAAGCTGTTGATGAGCAA GTTTACCCCCATGTTGCTACCGGATTTGTGGACACATCATCAATTCTCCGGGAATTAACTCTTAAGTCCATGCTTATAATGGCTCCTAAG CTTTCACAACGTAATTTGTCAGGCTCCCTATTGAAGTATCTTTCGAAGTTACAG GTTGATGAAGAGCCTGCAATTAGAACAAATACCACCATATTACTGGGAAACATTGCAAGCTATCTAAATGACGGG ACACGGAAGAGAGTTTTGATTAATGCATTCACAGTCCGTGCATTGCGTGATACCTTCTCTCCTGCCCGAGGAGCAG GAGTTATGGCTCTATGTGCCACCAGTTCTTATTATGATACAACTGAGATTGCAACTCGGATTCTTCCAAATATTGTTGTACTTACCATTGATCCTGACAG TGATGTAAGGTCAAAGGTATTTCAAGCAGTTGATCAATTTATGCAGATACTGAAGCAATCTAATGAGAAG AGTAATGCTGGAGATACTGCTCACGCTGGAAGTTTAGGGCTCTCATCAATGCCGGGAAATGCTGGTTTATTGGA ATGGGCCATGAGCTCCTTGACTCTTAAAGGTAAACCTTTGGACCAAGCTCCAATTGCCGCTTCCAATTCTGTCCGACCTGTGACTACCACTACTGCAGCCAGCTCAG TCCGTGTAAGTTCCAGTTCGGACTTTGCCGATGCTCCCGCACCTCCATCCCCTACTTTAACTGATGGGTGGGGTGAAATCGAGAATGGCGTTCATGAAGAACAATATAGTGACAAAGACGGATGGGATGATATCAAACCCCTCGAAGAGCCAAAACCATCTTCAGCCCTTGCAAACATTCAGGCAGCTCAGAAACGTCCTGTGTCACAACCTAAACCTCAAG CTACAAGTTTGAGATCGAAAAGTACAGTGAAGGCGGTGGCGACGAAAGACGAAGATGATGACTTGTGGGGTTCGATAGCAGTTCCGACTCCGAAAATTGCTTCAAAATCATTGAAAGTTAAAACAAGTGGAGCAGTTGAGGATGATGATCCTTGGGCAGCCATTGCAGCTCCCCCTCCTACGACGAAGGCGAAGCCGTTATCGGCCGGAAGAGGGAGAGGAACTAAAGCTGCTGCGCCCAAATTGGGTGCACAGAGGATAAACCGAACATCTTCATCTGGGATGCAATAA
- the LOC107937699 gene encoding probable inactive serine/threonine-protein kinase scy1 isoform X5, protein MFNFLKGVVGGSGGGQKDLPYNIGDPYPSAWSSWSHFRGTSKDDGSPVSIFSLSGSNPQDGRLAAGRNGVKRLRTVRHPNILSFLYSTEVETVDGSGTKVTIYIVTEPAMPLYEKIKELSLEGTQRDEYYAWGLHQIAKAVSFLNNDCKLVHGNVCLESVVVTQTLDWKLHAFDVLSEYDGTSGTATGPMLPYEWLVGSQYKSVELAKSNWVAIRKSPPWAIDSWGLGCLIYEIFSGMKLGKTEELRNTASIPKSLLPDYQRLLSSTPSRRLNASKLIENSEYFQNKLVDTIHFMEILSLKDSVEKDTFFRKLPNLTEQLPRQIVLKKLFPLLTSALEYGSATAPALTALLKIGSWLSAEEYTLKVLPTIIKLFASNDRAIRVALLQHIDQYGESLSAQAVDEQVYPHVATGFVDTSSILRELTLKSMLIMAPKLSQRNLSGSLLKYLSKLQVDEEPAIRTNTTILLGNIASYLNDGTRKRVLINAFTVRALRDTFSPARGAGVMALCATSSYYDTTEIATRILPNIVVLTIDPDSDVRSKVFQAVDQFMQILKQSNEKSNAGDTAHAGSLGLSSMPGNAGLLEWAMSSLTLKGKPLDQAPIAASNSVRPVTTTTAASSAVRVSSSSDFADAPAPPSPTLTDGWGEIENGVHEEQYSDKDGWDDIKPLEEPKPSSALANIQAAQKRPVSQPKPQAATSLRSKSTVKAVATKDEDDDLWGSIAVPTPKIASKSLKVKTSGAVEDDDPWAAIAAPPPTTKAKPLSAGRGRGTKAAAPKLGAQRINRTSSSGMQ, encoded by the exons ATGTTCAATTTCTTGAAAGGAGTGGTGGGCGGATCAGGGGGAGGCCAGAAGGATCTACCTTACAATATAGGGGATCCTTACCCTTCCGCTTGGTCCTCTTGGTCTCACTTTCGCGGCACTTCCAAG GATGATGGATCTCCTGTGTCTATATTTTCTCTTTCCGGTAGTAATCCGCAGGACGGCCGTTTAGCTGCTGGTCGGAATGGTGTCAAGCGTCTTCGAACT GTGAGGCATCCGAATATCTTGTCATTTCTTTATAGTACTGAGGTTGAAACTGTTGATGGTTCCGGTACAAAAGTTACCATCTATATTGTCACAGAGCCTGCTATGCCATTATATGAGAAGATCAAGGAACTAAGTTTAGAAGGTACACAAAG AGATGAGTATTACGCCTGGGGTCTGCACCAAATAGCTAAAGCTGTGAGCTTTTTAAATAATGACTGCAAACTT GTTCACGGCAATGTTTGTCTGGAAAGTGTTGTTGTAACGCAGACCTTGGACTGGAAGCTACATGCATTTGATGTTTTATCTGAGTATGATGGGACTAGTGGAACTGCTACAGGACCAATGCTG CCGTATGAATGGCTTGTTGGATCACAATACAAGTCAGTGGAGCTGGCGAAGTCTAACTGGGTTGCAATCAGAAAATCTCCACCATGGGCTATTGATTCTTGGGGTTTGG gATGTCTTATTTATGAGATTTTCTCTGGCATGAAGTTGGGAAAAACTGAGGAGCTGCGAAACACTGCTTCTATACCAAAG TCTCTGCTTCCAGATTATCAGCGGCTCTTGAGCTCCACACCTTCACGCAGGTTGAATGCATCAAAACTTATAGAGAACAGTG AATATTTCCAAAATAAGTTGGTGGACACAATACATTTCATGGAAATTCTCAGTTTGAAAGATAGTGTTGAGAAGGATACTTTCTTTCGCAAGCTTCCTAATTTAACAGAGCAGCTTCCTCGCCAAATTGTGTTGAAGAAG TTATTTCCTTTATTAACCTCTGCCCTTGAATATGGTTCGGCTACTGCCCCTGCTTTGACTGCACTGTTGAAGATTGGTTCTTGGCTTTCAGCTGAAGAATATACCCTGAAG GTACTGCCTACAATTATAAAACTTTTTGCTTCTAATGACCGAGCCATTCGAGTTGCTCTCCTACAGCATATTGATCAATATGGAGAATCTTTATCAGCTCAAGCTGTTGATGAGCAA GTTTACCCCCATGTTGCTACCGGATTTGTGGACACATCATCAATTCTCCGGGAATTAACTCTTAAGTCCATGCTTATAATGGCTCCTAAG CTTTCACAACGTAATTTGTCAGGCTCCCTATTGAAGTATCTTTCGAAGTTACAG GTTGATGAAGAGCCTGCAATTAGAACAAATACCACCATATTACTGGGAAACATTGCAAGCTATCTAAATGACGGG ACACGGAAGAGAGTTTTGATTAATGCATTCACAGTCCGTGCATTGCGTGATACCTTCTCTCCTGCCCGAGGAGCAG GAGTTATGGCTCTATGTGCCACCAGTTCTTATTATGATACAACTGAGATTGCAACTCGGATTCTTCCAAATATTGTTGTACTTACCATTGATCCTGACAG TGATGTAAGGTCAAAGGTATTTCAAGCAGTTGATCAATTTATGCAGATACTGAAGCAATCTAATGAGAAG AGTAATGCTGGAGATACTGCTCACGCTGGAAGTTTAGGGCTCTCATCAATGCCGGGAAATGCTGGTTTATTGGA ATGGGCCATGAGCTCCTTGACTCTTAAAGGTAAACCTTTGGACCAAGCTCCAATTGCCGCTTCCAATTCTGTCCGACCTGTGACTACCACTACTGCAGCCAGCTCAG CAGTCCGTGTAAGTTCCAGTTCGGACTTTGCCGATGCTCCCGCACCTCCATCCCCTACTTTAACTGATGGGTGGGGTGAAATCGAGAATGGCGTTCATGAAGAACAATATAGTGACAAAGACGGATGGGATGATATCAAACCCCTCGAAGAGCCAAAACCATCTTCAGCCCTTGCAAACATTCAGGCAGCTCAGAAACGTCCTGTGTCACAACCTAAACCTCAAG caGCTACAAGTTTGAGATCGAAAAGTACAGTGAAGGCGGTGGCGACGAAAGACGAAGATGATGACTTGTGGGGTTCGATAGCAGTTCCGACTCCGAAAATTGCTTCAAAATCATTGAAAGTTAAAACAAGTGGAGCAGTTGAGGATGATGATCCTTGGGCAGCCATTGCAGCTCCCCCTCCTACGACGAAGGCGAAGCCGTTATCGGCCGGAAGAGGGAGAGGAACTAAAGCTGCTGCGCCCAAATTGGGTGCACAGAGGATAAACCGAACATCTTCATCTGGGATGCAATAA
- the LOC107937699 gene encoding N-terminal kinase-like protein isoform X1, with amino-acid sequence MFNFLKGVVGGSGGGQKDLPYNIGDPYPSAWSSWSHFRGTSKDDGSPVSIFSLSGSNPQDGRLAAGRNGVKRLRTVRHPNILSFLYSTEVETVDGSGTKVTIYIVTEPAMPLYEKIKELSLEGTQRDEYYAWGLHQIAKAVSFLNNDCKLVHGNVCLESVVVTQTLDWKLHAFDVLSEYDGTSGTATGPMLPYEWLVGSQYKSVELAKSNWVAIRKSPPWAIDSWGLGCLIYEIFSGMKLGKTEELRNTASIPKSLLPDYQRLLSSTPSRRLNASKLIENSEYFQNKLVDTIHFMEILSLKDSVEKDTFFRKLPNLTEQLPRQIVLKKLFPLLTSALEYGSATAPALTALLKIGSWLSAEEYTLKVLPTIIKLFASNDRAIRVALLQHIDQYGESLSAQAVDEQVYPHVATGFVDTSSILRELTLKSMLIMAPKLSQRNLSGSLLKYLSKLQVDEEPAIRTNTTILLGNIASYLNDGTRKRVLINAFTVRALRDTFSPARGAGVMALCATSSYYDTTEIATRILPNIVVLTIDPDSDVRSKVFQAVDQFMQILKQSNEKSNAGDTAHAGSLGLSSMPGNAGLLEWAMSSLTLKGKPLDQAPIAASNSVRPVTTTTAASSGLIETPSMAAVRVSSSSDFADAPAPPSPTLTDGWGEIENGVHEEQYSDKDGWDDIKPLEEPKPSSALANIQAAQKRPVSQPKPQAATSLRSKSTVKAVATKDEDDDLWGSIAVPTPKIASKSLKVKTSGAVEDDDPWAAIAAPPPTTKAKPLSAGRGRGTKAAAPKLGAQRINRTSSSGMQ; translated from the exons ATGTTCAATTTCTTGAAAGGAGTGGTGGGCGGATCAGGGGGAGGCCAGAAGGATCTACCTTACAATATAGGGGATCCTTACCCTTCCGCTTGGTCCTCTTGGTCTCACTTTCGCGGCACTTCCAAG GATGATGGATCTCCTGTGTCTATATTTTCTCTTTCCGGTAGTAATCCGCAGGACGGCCGTTTAGCTGCTGGTCGGAATGGTGTCAAGCGTCTTCGAACT GTGAGGCATCCGAATATCTTGTCATTTCTTTATAGTACTGAGGTTGAAACTGTTGATGGTTCCGGTACAAAAGTTACCATCTATATTGTCACAGAGCCTGCTATGCCATTATATGAGAAGATCAAGGAACTAAGTTTAGAAGGTACACAAAG AGATGAGTATTACGCCTGGGGTCTGCACCAAATAGCTAAAGCTGTGAGCTTTTTAAATAATGACTGCAAACTT GTTCACGGCAATGTTTGTCTGGAAAGTGTTGTTGTAACGCAGACCTTGGACTGGAAGCTACATGCATTTGATGTTTTATCTGAGTATGATGGGACTAGTGGAACTGCTACAGGACCAATGCTG CCGTATGAATGGCTTGTTGGATCACAATACAAGTCAGTGGAGCTGGCGAAGTCTAACTGGGTTGCAATCAGAAAATCTCCACCATGGGCTATTGATTCTTGGGGTTTGG gATGTCTTATTTATGAGATTTTCTCTGGCATGAAGTTGGGAAAAACTGAGGAGCTGCGAAACACTGCTTCTATACCAAAG TCTCTGCTTCCAGATTATCAGCGGCTCTTGAGCTCCACACCTTCACGCAGGTTGAATGCATCAAAACTTATAGAGAACAGTG AATATTTCCAAAATAAGTTGGTGGACACAATACATTTCATGGAAATTCTCAGTTTGAAAGATAGTGTTGAGAAGGATACTTTCTTTCGCAAGCTTCCTAATTTAACAGAGCAGCTTCCTCGCCAAATTGTGTTGAAGAAG TTATTTCCTTTATTAACCTCTGCCCTTGAATATGGTTCGGCTACTGCCCCTGCTTTGACTGCACTGTTGAAGATTGGTTCTTGGCTTTCAGCTGAAGAATATACCCTGAAG GTACTGCCTACAATTATAAAACTTTTTGCTTCTAATGACCGAGCCATTCGAGTTGCTCTCCTACAGCATATTGATCAATATGGAGAATCTTTATCAGCTCAAGCTGTTGATGAGCAA GTTTACCCCCATGTTGCTACCGGATTTGTGGACACATCATCAATTCTCCGGGAATTAACTCTTAAGTCCATGCTTATAATGGCTCCTAAG CTTTCACAACGTAATTTGTCAGGCTCCCTATTGAAGTATCTTTCGAAGTTACAG GTTGATGAAGAGCCTGCAATTAGAACAAATACCACCATATTACTGGGAAACATTGCAAGCTATCTAAATGACGGG ACACGGAAGAGAGTTTTGATTAATGCATTCACAGTCCGTGCATTGCGTGATACCTTCTCTCCTGCCCGAGGAGCAG GAGTTATGGCTCTATGTGCCACCAGTTCTTATTATGATACAACTGAGATTGCAACTCGGATTCTTCCAAATATTGTTGTACTTACCATTGATCCTGACAG TGATGTAAGGTCAAAGGTATTTCAAGCAGTTGATCAATTTATGCAGATACTGAAGCAATCTAATGAGAAG AGTAATGCTGGAGATACTGCTCACGCTGGAAGTTTAGGGCTCTCATCAATGCCGGGAAATGCTGGTTTATTGGA ATGGGCCATGAGCTCCTTGACTCTTAAAGGTAAACCTTTGGACCAAGCTCCAATTGCCGCTTCCAATTCTGTCCGACCTGTGACTACCACTACTGCAGCCAGCTCAG GACTAATAGAAACTCCAAGTATGGCAGCAGTCCGTGTAAGTTCCAGTTCGGACTTTGCCGATGCTCCCGCACCTCCATCCCCTACTTTAACTGATGGGTGGGGTGAAATCGAGAATGGCGTTCATGAAGAACAATATAGTGACAAAGACGGATGGGATGATATCAAACCCCTCGAAGAGCCAAAACCATCTTCAGCCCTTGCAAACATTCAGGCAGCTCAGAAACGTCCTGTGTCACAACCTAAACCTCAAG caGCTACAAGTTTGAGATCGAAAAGTACAGTGAAGGCGGTGGCGACGAAAGACGAAGATGATGACTTGTGGGGTTCGATAGCAGTTCCGACTCCGAAAATTGCTTCAAAATCATTGAAAGTTAAAACAAGTGGAGCAGTTGAGGATGATGATCCTTGGGCAGCCATTGCAGCTCCCCCTCCTACGACGAAGGCGAAGCCGTTATCGGCCGGAAGAGGGAGAGGAACTAAAGCTGCTGCGCCCAAATTGGGTGCACAGAGGATAAACCGAACATCTTCATCTGGGATGCAATAA
- the LOC107937699 gene encoding N-terminal kinase-like protein isoform X3 gives MFNFLKGVVGGSGGGQKDLPYNIGDPYPSAWSSWSHFRGTSKDDGSPVSIFSLSGSNPQDGRLAAGRNGVKRLRTVRHPNILSFLYSTEVETVDGSGTKVTIYIVTEPAMPLYEKIKELSLEGTQRDEYYAWGLHQIAKAVSFLNNDCKLVHGNVCLESVVVTQTLDWKLHAFDVLSEYDGTSGTATGPMLPYEWLVGSQYKSVELAKSNWVAIRKSPPWAIDSWGLGCLIYEIFSGMKLGKTEELRNTASIPKSLLPDYQRLLSSTPSRRLNASKLIENSEYFQNKLVDTIHFMEILSLKDSVEKDTFFRKLPNLTEQLPRQIVLKKLFPLLTSALEYGSATAPALTALLKIGSWLSAEEYTLKVLPTIIKLFASNDRAIRVALLQHIDQYGESLSAQAVDEQVYPHVATGFVDTSSILRELTLKSMLIMAPKLSQRNLSGSLLKYLSKLQVDEEPAIRTNTTILLGNIASYLNDGTRKRVLINAFTVRALRDTFSPARGAGVMALCATSSYYDTTEIATRILPNIVVLTIDPDSDVRSKVFQAVDQFMQILKQSNEKSNAGDTAHAGSLGLSSMPGNAGLLEWAMSSLTLKGKPLDQAPIAASNSVRPVTTTTAASSETPSMAAVRVSSSSDFADAPAPPSPTLTDGWGEIENGVHEEQYSDKDGWDDIKPLEEPKPSSALANIQAAQKRPVSQPKPQAATSLRSKSTVKAVATKDEDDDLWGSIAVPTPKIASKSLKVKTSGAVEDDDPWAAIAAPPPTTKAKPLSAGRGRGTKAAAPKLGAQRINRTSSSGMQ, from the exons ATGTTCAATTTCTTGAAAGGAGTGGTGGGCGGATCAGGGGGAGGCCAGAAGGATCTACCTTACAATATAGGGGATCCTTACCCTTCCGCTTGGTCCTCTTGGTCTCACTTTCGCGGCACTTCCAAG GATGATGGATCTCCTGTGTCTATATTTTCTCTTTCCGGTAGTAATCCGCAGGACGGCCGTTTAGCTGCTGGTCGGAATGGTGTCAAGCGTCTTCGAACT GTGAGGCATCCGAATATCTTGTCATTTCTTTATAGTACTGAGGTTGAAACTGTTGATGGTTCCGGTACAAAAGTTACCATCTATATTGTCACAGAGCCTGCTATGCCATTATATGAGAAGATCAAGGAACTAAGTTTAGAAGGTACACAAAG AGATGAGTATTACGCCTGGGGTCTGCACCAAATAGCTAAAGCTGTGAGCTTTTTAAATAATGACTGCAAACTT GTTCACGGCAATGTTTGTCTGGAAAGTGTTGTTGTAACGCAGACCTTGGACTGGAAGCTACATGCATTTGATGTTTTATCTGAGTATGATGGGACTAGTGGAACTGCTACAGGACCAATGCTG CCGTATGAATGGCTTGTTGGATCACAATACAAGTCAGTGGAGCTGGCGAAGTCTAACTGGGTTGCAATCAGAAAATCTCCACCATGGGCTATTGATTCTTGGGGTTTGG gATGTCTTATTTATGAGATTTTCTCTGGCATGAAGTTGGGAAAAACTGAGGAGCTGCGAAACACTGCTTCTATACCAAAG TCTCTGCTTCCAGATTATCAGCGGCTCTTGAGCTCCACACCTTCACGCAGGTTGAATGCATCAAAACTTATAGAGAACAGTG AATATTTCCAAAATAAGTTGGTGGACACAATACATTTCATGGAAATTCTCAGTTTGAAAGATAGTGTTGAGAAGGATACTTTCTTTCGCAAGCTTCCTAATTTAACAGAGCAGCTTCCTCGCCAAATTGTGTTGAAGAAG TTATTTCCTTTATTAACCTCTGCCCTTGAATATGGTTCGGCTACTGCCCCTGCTTTGACTGCACTGTTGAAGATTGGTTCTTGGCTTTCAGCTGAAGAATATACCCTGAAG GTACTGCCTACAATTATAAAACTTTTTGCTTCTAATGACCGAGCCATTCGAGTTGCTCTCCTACAGCATATTGATCAATATGGAGAATCTTTATCAGCTCAAGCTGTTGATGAGCAA GTTTACCCCCATGTTGCTACCGGATTTGTGGACACATCATCAATTCTCCGGGAATTAACTCTTAAGTCCATGCTTATAATGGCTCCTAAG CTTTCACAACGTAATTTGTCAGGCTCCCTATTGAAGTATCTTTCGAAGTTACAG GTTGATGAAGAGCCTGCAATTAGAACAAATACCACCATATTACTGGGAAACATTGCAAGCTATCTAAATGACGGG ACACGGAAGAGAGTTTTGATTAATGCATTCACAGTCCGTGCATTGCGTGATACCTTCTCTCCTGCCCGAGGAGCAG GAGTTATGGCTCTATGTGCCACCAGTTCTTATTATGATACAACTGAGATTGCAACTCGGATTCTTCCAAATATTGTTGTACTTACCATTGATCCTGACAG TGATGTAAGGTCAAAGGTATTTCAAGCAGTTGATCAATTTATGCAGATACTGAAGCAATCTAATGAGAAG AGTAATGCTGGAGATACTGCTCACGCTGGAAGTTTAGGGCTCTCATCAATGCCGGGAAATGCTGGTTTATTGGA ATGGGCCATGAGCTCCTTGACTCTTAAAGGTAAACCTTTGGACCAAGCTCCAATTGCCGCTTCCAATTCTGTCCGACCTGTGACTACCACTACTGCAGCCAGCTCAG AAACTCCAAGTATGGCAGCAGTCCGTGTAAGTTCCAGTTCGGACTTTGCCGATGCTCCCGCACCTCCATCCCCTACTTTAACTGATGGGTGGGGTGAAATCGAGAATGGCGTTCATGAAGAACAATATAGTGACAAAGACGGATGGGATGATATCAAACCCCTCGAAGAGCCAAAACCATCTTCAGCCCTTGCAAACATTCAGGCAGCTCAGAAACGTCCTGTGTCACAACCTAAACCTCAAG caGCTACAAGTTTGAGATCGAAAAGTACAGTGAAGGCGGTGGCGACGAAAGACGAAGATGATGACTTGTGGGGTTCGATAGCAGTTCCGACTCCGAAAATTGCTTCAAAATCATTGAAAGTTAAAACAAGTGGAGCAGTTGAGGATGATGATCCTTGGGCAGCCATTGCAGCTCCCCCTCCTACGACGAAGGCGAAGCCGTTATCGGCCGGAAGAGGGAGAGGAACTAAAGCTGCTGCGCCCAAATTGGGTGCACAGAGGATAAACCGAACATCTTCATCTGGGATGCAATAA